The following is a genomic window from Thermotoga sp. Mc24.
ACTTCCAGATAGGAAGACACAATGGAAAGAGCTATCGCGAGATCCGCCGCAGGATCCGTTATCCTGAGTCCCCCCACAACGTTGACATAAACATCGTGCGTTTCTATGGGAAGCCTCAGATATTTGCTGATCACGGCAATCAGAAGTATCACCCTGTTCACATCTACACCTTTACACACCCTCTTGGGAGAAAACGTTCTGTTTTTGGAGACGAGTGCCTGTATCTGTACAACAAAGGGTTTTGTGCCTTCAAAGACACACGTGAGGACGTTTCCTGGAAGGTCTGTATCTCCTTCCGTAAAGGAAGGATTCTCCACCTGGACGAAACCGTTTTCTTTGAGCTCAAAGACCGCCACTTCGTCGGAAGGTCCGAATCTGTTCTTTGTGATCTTCAAGAGTCTCAATCCTGTACGCCTGTCTCCCTCAAAATATGCTACAGTGTCCACCATGTGTTCCACCAGTTTCGGTCCTGCTATTTCCCCCTCTTTTGTCACATGTCCCACTAAGAGAACCGGCACACCTCTTTTCTTTGCAAAGTCAATTGTTTTCATCGTCACGTTTTTCACCTGAGAGATACTTCCGGGGCTGCTTCCAAGGTCTGAGGAAAAAACCGTTTGAATGGAGTCAACCACCATGAAACTCACTCTTTCATTTCTCAGAGAGGATATTATTTCATCGATGTCGTTCTCTAAGGTCAAAAGGATGTTTTTTTTCCTTTTCATCAGGAGCCTGTCCGCTCTCAATTTCAACTGCTGGGGGGATTCTTCACCAGAAACGTAAACAACCAGTCCCCTTTCAGCGAACTTTTCGGCGATCTGAAGCGCTATCGTACTTTTTCCTATCCCGGGTTCACCAGAGAGCAGGATCACCTGTCCGGGGACAATTCCTCCCCTGAAAGCCCTGTCCAGTTCTGAAAAACCTGTGGATAACCTTTCAAGGGAAATTTCTCCAGCGTCTTCTAAATTTAAAAACAGGGAGGGGTTTCCCTCCCTGTTTTTCCTCTTTTGAATCACTTCTTCTGCCGTATCGTATTCACCGCACTGAGGGCATTTTCCGAACCATTTTGGAGAAACGTAGCCACAGTTGGAACAGATGAACTTCTTCACTGAACCACCTTCTCTTTCTTTTCACCCTTTCTGGTGAATCGGAGAGCATCTTTGCGTGCACTACAGACAATCGTATCTCCTTCGTTGAACTTGCCTCTTAAAATTTCCTCGGAGAGAGGATCTTCCACGTATCTCTGTATAGCTCTCTTCAGAGGTCTTGCTCCGTAAACCGGATCGAATCCCTTTTCAACCAAGAACTCCTTTGCACTCTTTGTCAGTACAAGCTTCATGTTCTTCTCCGAGAGTCTCTTCCTTAGATCTCTCAAGAGTATATCGATGATCTGCTCGATGTGTTCTTTATTCAATGGATGGAAGATAATTGTTTCATCGATCCTGTTCAGGAACTCGGGTCTGAACGTTCTTTTCACCTCTTCCAGAACGAGATCCTTTATTTTCTCGAATTCTTTCTCCTCGTTGTTGTCACCCACAAACCCGAGTGTTCTCTTGGATTTGTTGATGTAAGAACTTCCGATGTTGCTGGTCATTATGATGATCGTATTCCTGAAATCGACTTCACGTCCCTGAGAATCCGTGAGTCTTCCGTCGTCCATTATCTGGAGCAGTATGTTGAATACATCTGGATGCGCCTTCTCTATTTCGTCGAACAGGATCACCGAGAACGGCCTTCTTCTCACTTTCTCCGTGAGAGTTCCTCCCTCTTCGTAACCAACGTATCCCGGAGGAGCACCTATGAGTCTTGAAACGGAGAACCTCTCCATGTATTCACTCATATCGAACCTGATGAGAGCCCTTTCATCCCCAAACAGATACTCTGCGAGTGCTTTTGCGAGTTCTGTCTTTCCAACACCCGTTGGACCGAGGAACAAGAACACACCTATCGGTCTTCTTGGATCTTTCAGACCGCTTCTTGCTCTTCTTATGGCCCTGGCTACGGCTTTTATAGCTTCGTCCTGAGCAACAATTCTCTGGTGGAGAGCCTCCTCGAGATTGAGGAGCTTTTCGACTTCCGTTTCCTCGATCTTTTTGAGAGGTACACCCGTCCAGGAAGACACCACCTCAGCCACATCATCCACGTCTACCCTCACTACGGCCGTTTCCGCGTGTCTTCTCCATTCCGCGTACCTCTTTCTATATTCCGCTTCCAGCTCCATTTCCTCTTCTTTCAGTTGGGCCGCTTTTTCATAATCCTGATTCAGAACAGCGAGCTCCTTATCACTCCTTATCCTCTCTAGTTCTAATTTCATACTCTTCAGTTCTGGAGGAAGCACGAAAACCTTCAACCTCGCTCTGGCACCTGCTTCGTCTATCACATCGATCGCCTTATCCGGTAAATAGTGGTCGGTTATGTATCTCTTGGAAAGATAAACGGCCGCCTCCAGAGCCTTGTCGGTATAAATCACCTTATGATGCGACTCGTATTTTCTCTTCAAACCTTTCAGTATTTCGAGTGTTTCTTCTTCGGTTGGTTCTTTCACATATATCTTCTGAAACCTTCTCTCCAGAGCAGCATCTTTTTCAATGTACTTTCTATACTCATCTGGTGTGGTAGCACCTATACAACTTATCTCTCCACGTGCGAGAGCGGGTTTCAAAATGTTCGCGGCATCGATCGCTCCCTCAGCCGATCCAGCACCCACTATGGTGTGTATCTCGTCTATGAAGAGGATGATGTTCTTATCCTTGGTTACAATCTGGAGAAGTTTTTTCATCCTCTTTTCGAATTCACCTCTGTACTTGGTTCCTGCAACCAGCGCTGCCACGTCAAGAGAGAAGATCACCTTGTTTTTCAAGATTTCAGGCACATCTCCAGTGACTATTCTCTGAGCCAGACCTTCAACTATCGCCGTTTTTCCAACCCCGGGATCTCCTATGAGAACAGGATTGTTTTTCTTCCTTCTGACAAGAACCTGCATCACTCTTTCTATCTCTTCTTCCCTTCCAATAACTGGGTCGAGTTCTTTCTTGGCTGCAAGTTCCGTGAGGTTCACACCGAAGCCTTCAAGTTGTTTCACACTTCTGTAAGTGTAATCCTCTTCTTCTTCATATTCCAGACTTTTGTTCGAAGAGTAGGAGTAGATATCAATGATCTCTCTTCTCAGAGTGGCGATGTCTACTCCGAGTTTTCTCAAGATATGGATAGCTATCCCTTCTCCCTCTCTCAGGATACCAAGGAGAAGATGTTCCGGGTTTATCTTGTCACTTCCAAGGATCTTCGCCTCTTCGTATGCGAGTTCGGTCACTCTCTTGGCTCTTGGAGTCATCTGTGGAGAGGGGACGAAACCCCTCATCCCCATACCAACCATGGAGATGATCTCCGATCTCACCTTAGAGTACGAAGCGCCCATTTCCTCCAGGAGTTCGACGACGGGTCCTCTATCTACTTTCAAGATTGCAAGCAGAAGATGCTCTGTTCCGACGTACGAATGCCCGAGTTCTTTTGCCTCCTCCTGGGCTGTTACGAATATCTGGGCTGTCTTTTCCGAGAACTTATCAAACATAGTATCACCTCCGGGTCTTCCAATTTCATTATATCACCCTTATGGACATAACACCTTTCAAAAATGTTCAAAATTTGCCTGGAAGGAAAGCAAAAGGTAACAATTAGATTCACCGAATTTAATTTCTCGTACGGATTTACAGCCGGTGAAATATCCGTGATACAATTTAATCGAACCGAATTTAAACGACACTTTCCTTGAAAGGAGGGAAAAAATGAAGTGTACAAAGTGTGGAAAACCCGCTTCGGTTAAATTGAGACACTACAACATAAAGCTCTGCAAAGAGCATTTCAACGAATTCATAGAACAGAGGGTGGAGAAAGCCGTAAAAAAGTTCAAAATGTTTGACAGAAATTCGAAAATATTGATAGCCGTCTCCGGAGGAAAGGACAGCGTTTCCCTGTGGCACATGCTGAAAAAACTCGGCCACGAGGTGGACGCACTGTTCATCAGAGCTGGAAAAAGCGGAATGGTCCAAAAAGCCCAGGAAATCGTTGAAAAAAACGCAGAGCTTCTCAACACCAAACTTCACATAGTCGATGCGACGGAATACTTCGAAGGCCTTTCCACTCAGGAAATCTCCATCATGTTGAGGAGACCTGTTTGTTCTATTTGTGGAGTCGTGAGAAGGTATCTGATGAACAAATTCGCCTACGAAAACGGCTACGACGTGGTGGTCACGGGGCACAACCTGAACGATGAAGCGTCTGTTTTGCTGGGGAATATCCTTCACTGGCAGGAAGGATATATGGAGAGGCAGTGGCCGCTCCTTCCGAAAACCCATGAAAAACTCGTTCCAAAAGCCAAACCACTCGTTTTGAACTACGAAGAAGATATAAAACTGTACGCAACCCTGAACGAGATACCACACCTCGAAATGGCCTGTCCATTCTCCGTGGGAGCGACTTCACTCGTATACAAGAAGATCCTGCGGGAGCTCGAAGAAGAACAACCAGGAATCACACTGAATTTCTATCTTGGGTTTTTGAAAAGAAAGAAAGAGCCGAAACTCGAAGTGGAAGGACTCAGAGAATGTAAAGAGTGTGGTTATCCAACGACGGCAGAAGTGTGTTCCTTCTGCAGACTCAGAAAGCAAGTAGAGAAAAGGAAAAACAAAGCCCCCGCATGAGCGGGGGATCATTTTTTGTACTTTGTGATCTCCCTGAGAAACGCGTGTCTTTTCTTTTTGTCCTCCTCACCTTCCACACCCTTGGGTGAGTACCCGTCAACCACTCCGAGTACCGCTCTTCCCTGGGGAGTGATAGCCACGATCACCTGTAAAGGATTCGCCGTTGCCGTGTATATCCTGCATACCTCTTGAACACTTTTGATCTGATTCAGAATGTTGATGGGGTAACCACCTCTTATGTAGATCACAAAGGTGTGACCGGCACCTATTTTCTTTGCCGTCTCGATCGCCTGATTCACCAGCTCCTCGTCGTTTCCTTCGTACCTGATGAGACATGGTCCACTCGCTTCGTTGAAAGCTATACCGAACCTGAGATTCGGATTAGTTGTCACTATCACCTCGTACAGATCCTCAACCGTCTTGATAAAATGAGAATGTCCCAGAATAATATTGGCATTTTCAGGAATGGACACATCCACAACTTCAAGCTGCACACTCACGTTTTCACCTCCCAGGAATATTCTAACATCAGGAGGTGAGGAAATGGTCGCGGTATTGGACATGGGGAGCAACTCCTTCATTCTTCTTGTCGTTTCGGAGAAGGGAGAGACCATTCTCGAAGAGGTCCACGAAGTCGGAATAGCCTCTGGAAGCCTCGAGAAGGCGAAAGAAGTGTTCAAAGAATGCGCGGAAAAAGCTGAAAAAATGGGGGCTAAACTTCACGTATTTGGAACGGCATTTTTCAGAAAGCATCCCGACATCTTCCAGGAGATAACAGGGGGTAGGGGAGAAATTTTACCGGAAGAAAAAGAAGCATACTACTCTTATATTTCTGTGGCGAAAGATTTCGGGAAAAGGGATATCATGGTGGCTGATCTCGGTGGAGGTAGCCTCGAACTCGCCTGGAAAGACGGATACGTCAGTTTAGAACTTGGAACACATGTACTGAATCGCACTTTTTCCTTGACGCTTCCATACATCGAATCGGTGGACGGAATAGTTGAATACGTGATGAAGCGACTTCCTGAGGTAAAAAAGGACGAGCTTTTTGGAGTTGGAGGAAGTTTTGTCGCACTCGCCGCGTTGATGAAAGGAAATTGGAACCTGGAAATTCTTCACGGAAGCGTTTTAAAATTAGAAGAGGTTGAAAAACTCGTGGCCAAGATCAAAAGGATGAGCTTTGAAGACGTGAAGAATCTGAAAGTACTTCCTGAAGGAAGGGAGAAAACAATACTCGCGGGAGGAATCGTGACCATTGCTCTTTTGAGAAAATATTCGCCGAAGATGACGGTGAGCACCAAAGGTTATAGATACGGAATAGTGTGGGAGATCCTTGAAAAAAGATGGCGTGCCCGGGGGGATTCGAACCCCCAACCTCCAGATCCGCAGTCTGGCGCTCTATCCAACTGAGCTACGGGCACATATATAAAAAACTGGCGGAGAGGGTGGGATTCGAACCCACGGTGGGGAAACCCCCACACTTGCTTAGCAGGCAAGCGCCTTAGGCCGCTCGGCCACCTCTCCACCTGCCATTTATTATAGCAACATATTCAGGAATATTCAAGGGGAGGAAAAATCGTGTTTGTTTTAAAGAATGTGAAATACAAGGACATATTAAACATTGAAGAACTCCACATACCGGCTCGAAAAATTACCGTTATTACAGGAAAGAGCGGCACAGGAAAAACAACTCTTCTAAAGATGCTGAACAAACTTATTTCACCGGATAGTGGAGAGATTTTCTTCAAAGGTACACCATTGAAAGAGATCGATTCGGTTGAACTCAGACGGAAAGTGGTGATGCTTCCTCAGTTTCCTGTTGTGTTTCCCGGAAACGTGAAGGAAAATCTTATCTTAGGCTTGAAATTTTCTAGAAAAAAGATACCACACGATGAAGAGTTGAGAAACATCTTAAAGTTCGTTATGCTCGAAAAAGACCTGAACGATGATCCAGAAAAATTCTCCGGAGGCGAAAAACAGCGACTCGCTCTGGCAAGGGTTCTTCTCATGGATCCTGAGGTGCTGCTCCTCGATGAACCCACTTCCTCTCTGGATGAGAAAACCGGTATTGAAATCATCAAAAAGGTGTCCGATTTTGCAAAAAATCAGGGGAAGACGCTTGTCGTGGTGACTCATAACCCGGAATTGAAAAAATTCGCTGATGTGTTGATCGAACTCAAAAACGGGAGGGTTTTGTGATGGGACCAGTTGATATCAGCCTGATACAGCTTTTGAGTGCCTATGTTTTTGTTGTTGCTTTGATGTTCATACTGAGAATAAGAAGGATACCGCGAGAAAAAGAAGTTCTGGTGGCATCCATCAGAATGACCTTTCAACTGGTGTTGGCAGGGTTTGTCCTGAGTTACATCCTCGATCATCCTTCACCACTTTACACGATCCTGGCAGTTCTCGTTATGGAGATCTTCGCCATCTACAATGTTTACAAAAGAGCAAGGCTTTCTCTTCCAGCGAGGGTAAAAAAACGTTTGGAATTCTTCATAGCGATCTCTGTGAGTACGGGAACGCTTCTCAGCCTTGTTTACTTTCTGTACGTGGTGGTCAAAATCTCTCCCTGGTTCGATCCAAGGTACGTGATTCCCCTTGCGGGTATGATCATCGGAAACTCCATGACCGGTGTTTCACTCGGAGTGAAAGCCCTTTCCGAGTCAATAACGGTTCAAAAAAATATCGTGGAAATGGCTTTGATGTTGGGTGCAAGACCAAAAGATGCCGTGAGAATGTTCAGTGACAAGGCGTTCGATTCGGCGATACTACCAACACTCAACTCCATGATTGGTATGGGCATCGTGTTTCTCCCCGGCATGATGACGGGACAGATCCTCTCTGGAACATCTCCGATCACTGCGATAAAGTATCAGATCGCAATAATGCTTGGAATACTTGGTGGAGTCACGATCAGTGTGAGTGTGTTTCTCTATCTGGGATACAAAGCTTTCTTCAACAGAGAAGATCAGCTGATCGTTTAATGTCACCAAAACTCATGCATTGTACACCCCACTTGACGTTCCCAGAGAGTTATGATAATATTTTTAGTGCTTGGAGGGTCTTTGAAGGGCGGGTGTAGCTCAACTGGTAGAGCATCGGCCTTCCAAGCCGAGGGTTGCGGGTTCGAGTCCCGTCGCCCGCTCCAACGTTTCTGGTGCGCCCGTAGCTCAACAGGATAGAGCATCGGATTTCTAATCCGAGGGCTGCAGGTTCGAGTCCTGCCGGGCGCGCCATTTTTTCGTGGTGACCATAGCTCAGTTGGTAGAGCGCCTGACTGTGGATCAGGTGGTCGCGGGTTCGAGTCCCGCTGGTCACCCCAGAGACGCGCCCGTAGCTCAACTGGATAGAGCGTCGGACTTCGGATCCGATGGTTGCGGGTTCGAGTCCTGCCGGGCGCGCCACTCGAAAACCAATAAACCAATGTCGCTGAAAAGCATAGAAGAACACTCACCGTAGAGGAGGTAGGAACACATGGAAGTACTCAAAGTTGCTTCTAATTCCAATCCAAACAAAGTCGCAGGAGCTCTCGCAGGAGTTATCAGAGAAAAGGGGAAGGCCGAACTTCAGGCAATTGGCGCGGGTGCTGTTAACCAGGCCGTGAAAGCTATAGCCATCGCAAGAGGTTATCTTGCTCCAAGTGGGATCAACCTTGTTTGCGTTCCCGCCTTTGCAGAAGTTCAGATCAACGGAGAAACCAGAACGGCAATCAAGTTCATTGTCTTCCCAAAAGATTGAATTCTGACGAGAAAAACGAACGAAATCCCCGCAAGTGCGGGGATTTTTGTTTTGTTAGTCAGTATTTTCACGGGGTCCCGGAGATTCTTTGCCCCTCAGAACAAAAACAGGTGTGTCGAGAATCTCCCTCACAACTCCGTTCACCCCGTACACTTCCCAGAACAGATCAGGTGTCAAAATCGCTCTTTCACCGTCGCTTACGATCTTTCCATCTTTCATGAAAATGAACCTATCAGCAAATCGCAGAGCCAGGTTTATCTCATGCATCACGACTAGTGCAATCTTTCCTGATTTCACGAAATCTTGAACTATCTCCATGATCTCGATCTGATTCTTTGGATCGAGGTTGTTCGTCGGCTCAT
Proteins encoded in this region:
- the radA gene encoding DNA repair protein RadA; amino-acid sequence: MKKFICSNCGYVSPKWFGKCPQCGEYDTAEEVIQKRKNREGNPSLFLNLEDAGEISLERLSTGFSELDRAFRGGIVPGQVILLSGEPGIGKSTIALQIAEKFAERGLVVYVSGEESPQQLKLRADRLLMKRKKNILLTLENDIDEIISSLRNERVSFMVVDSIQTVFSSDLGSSPGSISQVKNVTMKTIDFAKKRGVPVLLVGHVTKEGEIAGPKLVEHMVDTVAYFEGDRRTGLRLLKITKNRFGPSDEVAVFELKENGFVQVENPSFTEGDTDLPGNVLTCVFEGTKPFVVQIQALVSKNRTFSPKRVCKGVDVNRVILLIAVISKYLRLPIETHDVYVNVVGGLRITDPAADLAIALSIVSSYLEVSLHDTAAVGEIGLDGRVRKVYNINRRLNSLKNSGRIIVPPIEEEKKGVFVVRDLKEAVFIIGGEILGSPGID
- a CDS encoding ATP-dependent Clp protease ATP-binding subunit, with translation MFDKFSEKTAQIFVTAQEEAKELGHSYVGTEHLLLAILKVDRGPVVELLEEMGASYSKVRSEIISMVGMGMRGFVPSPQMTPRAKRVTELAYEEAKILGSDKINPEHLLLGILREGEGIAIHILRKLGVDIATLRREIIDIYSYSSNKSLEYEEEEDYTYRSVKQLEGFGVNLTELAAKKELDPVIGREEEIERVMQVLVRRKKNNPVLIGDPGVGKTAIVEGLAQRIVTGDVPEILKNKVIFSLDVAALVAGTKYRGEFEKRMKKLLQIVTKDKNIILFIDEIHTIVGAGSAEGAIDAANILKPALARGEISCIGATTPDEYRKYIEKDAALERRFQKIYVKEPTEEETLEILKGLKRKYESHHKVIYTDKALEAAVYLSKRYITDHYLPDKAIDVIDEAGARARLKVFVLPPELKSMKLELERIRSDKELAVLNQDYEKAAQLKEEEMELEAEYRKRYAEWRRHAETAVVRVDVDDVAEVVSSWTGVPLKKIEETEVEKLLNLEEALHQRIVAQDEAIKAVARAIRRARSGLKDPRRPIGVFLFLGPTGVGKTELAKALAEYLFGDERALIRFDMSEYMERFSVSRLIGAPPGYVGYEEGGTLTEKVRRRPFSVILFDEIEKAHPDVFNILLQIMDDGRLTDSQGREVDFRNTIIIMTSNIGSSYINKSKRTLGFVGDNNEEKEFEKIKDLVLEEVKRTFRPEFLNRIDETIIFHPLNKEHIEQIIDILLRDLRKRLSEKNMKLVLTKSAKEFLVEKGFDPVYGARPLKRAIQRYVEDPLSEEILRGKFNEGDTIVCSARKDALRFTRKGEKKEKVVQ
- the ttuA gene encoding tRNA-5-methyluridine(54) 2-sulfurtransferase, yielding MKCTKCGKPASVKLRHYNIKLCKEHFNEFIEQRVEKAVKKFKMFDRNSKILIAVSGGKDSVSLWHMLKKLGHEVDALFIRAGKSGMVQKAQEIVEKNAELLNTKLHIVDATEYFEGLSTQEISIMLRRPVCSICGVVRRYLMNKFAYENGYDVVVTGHNLNDEASVLLGNILHWQEGYMERQWPLLPKTHEKLVPKAKPLVLNYEEDIKLYATLNEIPHLEMACPFSVGATSLVYKKILRELEEEQPGITLNFYLGFLKRKKEPKLEVEGLRECKECGYPTTAEVCSFCRLRKQVEKRKNKAPA
- a CDS encoding adenosine-specific kinase codes for the protein MSVQLEVVDVSIPENANIILGHSHFIKTVEDLYEVIVTTNPNLRFGIAFNEASGPCLIRYEGNDEELVNQAIETAKKIGAGHTFVIYIRGGYPINILNQIKSVQEVCRIYTATANPLQVIVAITPQGRAVLGVVDGYSPKGVEGEEDKKKRHAFLREITKYKK
- a CDS encoding ABC transporter ATP-binding protein; its protein translation is MFVLKNVKYKDILNIEELHIPARKITVITGKSGTGKTTLLKMLNKLISPDSGEIFFKGTPLKEIDSVELRRKVVMLPQFPVVFPGNVKENLILGLKFSRKKIPHDEELRNILKFVMLEKDLNDDPEKFSGGEKQRLALARVLLMDPEVLLLDEPTSSLDEKTGIEIIKKVSDFAKNQGKTLVVVTHNPELKKFADVLIELKNGRVL
- a CDS encoding ABC transporter permease, whose product is MGPVDISLIQLLSAYVFVVALMFILRIRRIPREKEVLVASIRMTFQLVLAGFVLSYILDHPSPLYTILAVLVMEIFAIYNVYKRARLSLPARVKKRLEFFIAISVSTGTLLSLVYFLYVVVKISPWFDPRYVIPLAGMIIGNSMTGVSLGVKALSESITVQKNIVEMALMLGARPKDAVRMFSDKAFDSAILPTLNSMIGMGIVFLPGMMTGQILSGTSPITAIKYQIAIMLGILGGVTISVSVFLYLGYKAFFNREDQLIV
- a CDS encoding stage V sporulation protein S produces the protein MEVLKVASNSNPNKVAGALAGVIREKGKAELQAIGAGAVNQAVKAIAIARGYLAPSGINLVCVPAFAEVQINGETRTAIKFIVFPKD